The following are encoded in a window of Lacinutrix sp. WUR7 genomic DNA:
- a CDS encoding head GIN domain-containing protein has protein sequence MKNLLYVLFACITITSFAQESQENVIGAFSEIKVYDRIEVALIKADENKVVVSGKNTKDVVIVHKGDILKIRMTLQKAFNGEDTTVQVYYTTLDVIDANEGTFIGSNDEIEQFDLKVKAQEGGNVSLNVKGLNYLDIKAITGASIKITGTAVNQTIDINTGGSYKGKDLVAENTTVTIKAAGTAFTNTTKKVIAKVRAGGSIYIYGNPEIVDENTILGGKIIIKE, from the coding sequence ATGAAAAATTTACTATACGTACTATTTGCATGTATTACTATAACAAGCTTTGCACAAGAATCTCAAGAAAATGTTATTGGTGCTTTCAGTGAAATAAAAGTCTATGATCGAATAGAAGTAGCACTTATTAAAGCAGATGAAAATAAAGTAGTAGTTTCTGGTAAAAACACTAAAGATGTTGTTATTGTTCATAAAGGCGACATTCTTAAAATTAGAATGACACTACAAAAAGCATTTAATGGCGAGGATACCACAGTACAAGTTTATTATACCACATTAGATGTTATAGATGCAAATGAAGGCACTTTTATAGGTTCTAATGATGAAATAGAACAGTTTGACCTAAAGGTTAAGGCACAAGAAGGAGGAAACGTTAGCTTAAACGTAAAAGGACTTAATTATTTAGATATTAAAGCTATTACTGGAGCAAGTATTAAAATAACTGGAACAGCTGTAAATCAAACTATAGATATTAACACCGGAGGATCTTATAAAGGAAAAGATTTAGTTGCAGAAAACACAACCGTTACTATAAAAGCAGCAGGGACAGCATTCACAAATACTACCAAAAAAGTGATTGCTAAAGTGAGAGCAGGAGGAAGTATTTATATTTATGGAAACCCAGAAATAGTAGATGAAAATACTATTTTAGGAGGAAAAATTATTATTAAAGAATAA